The Malus domestica chromosome 13, GDT2T_hap1 genome includes a window with the following:
- the LOC103430718 gene encoding uncharacterized protein, with protein MYVTKPLSVYRRSPQLLSLPPPEGPNSGYLVLHDDESVEINCCGCEDNVVRGLPFPQNKDLTVGYGSDDDAVAFIPVLNQPLSSNQYHVIRRRGRHKGEACTNTREEDTDIGCCGGKSIPNAKPKPLDPSDIYQQFRIHPKEMGSSRFFAKSVDPDGFPPYFLRRKGWSVRMSTLDRNQLGEASGLNSSLRASLPRFDFPLSHDYSEVVCVGKWYCHFMFVKEGGVKLKDQMKYSMYYEIKLEQRWEKIFDSVNENAEGKKNPAVFVDAFVQREVVYVGGQEAVWDERNEGAGDVFVWFKSFHGVGGETSVGLSMKFFERMKWEQERVGWVDGDERQVRVERVEEFGGKGGGGWKRFSCYVLVERFVLKRMSTTGSAAGLLAYDFKHTHQIRGKWE; from the exons ATGTATGTTACAAAGCCTCTGTCTGTGTATAGAAGGTCTCCTCAGTTACTTTCTCTACCGCCCCCGGAGGGGCCAAATTCTGGTTATCTTGTACTCCATGACGACGAATCAGTCGAGATAAACTGTTGCGGATGCGAGGACAACGTGGTTAGAGGTTTGCCTTTCCCTCAGAACAAGGATCTAACCGTTGGATATGGCTCAGATGACGATGCTGTTGCCTTCATTCCGGTGCTTAATCAACCCTTGTCATCCAATCAATACCATGTCATACGTCGAAGAGGGAGACATAAAGG GGAAGCATGCACAAATACGAGGGAAGAGGACACGGATATTGGCTGTTGCGGCGGTAAAAGTATACCAAATGCTAAACCAAAACCATTGGACCCGTCAGACATATATCAGCAATTTAGGATACATCCCAAGGAGATGGGCAGCAGTCGTTTTTTTGCCAAGTCCGTTGATCCAGATGGTTTTCCTCCTTACTTCTTGAGGAGGAAAGGGTGGAGCGTGAGAATGAGCACACTGGATCGTAACCAATTGGGTGAAGCCTCAGGACTCAACTCTTCGCTACGAGCTAGCCTTCCCAGGTTTGATTTTCcattatcacatgattactcTGAAGTTGTGTGTGTTGGCAAGTGGTATTGTCATTTCATGTTTGTCAAGGAAGGAGGGGTGAAGTTGAAGGACCAAATGAAATATTCCATGTACTATGAAATAAAACTTGAGCAAAGATGGGAAAAGATTTTTGACAGCGTTAATGAGAACGCCGAAGGAAAAAAGAATCCTGCTGTGTTTGTGGATGCTTTTGTTCAAAGAGAGGTGGTTTATGTGGGTGGACAGGAGGCTGTTTGGGATGAAAGAAATGAGGGTGCGGGTGATGTGTTCGTGTGGTTTAAGAGTTTTCATGGGGTGGGAGGGGAAACAAGTGTTGGATTGAGCATGAAATTTTTTGAAAGAATGAAATGGGAGCAAGAAAGAGTTGGATGGGTTGATGGGGATGAAAGGCAAGTGAGGGTGGAGAGAGTGGAAGAGTTTGGGGGAAAGGGTGGTGGCGGGTGGAAGAGATTTAGTTGTTATGTGCTGGTAGAGAGGTTTGTATTGAAGAGAATGTCTACGACTGGAAGCGCCGCAGGACTACTCGCATATGATTTCAAGCACACTCACCAGATTAGGGGAAAATGGGAATGA
- the LOC103423886 gene encoding uncharacterized protein translates to MYVTKPLSACRMSPQSLSLRPPEGPNSGYLVLHDEERVKVTCCGCAVGTDDVVRDLPFPQNYDIGVGYDSDEDAVAFIPVLDQPLSSNRYHVILRSGKQMGEACTNSRKEDVAETGCCGGKSIPDAMPKPLDPSDINQQVQIVRTEKGSNCFFAKSVDQEGFPPLFLRRKGWNARMRGPHHFQLSEASGINSSLRASLPQFDFPLSYDFSAAVGVGKWYCPFMFVRVGGVKLKDQMKKCMFYEIILEQRWEKIFDSAYNNAEGKYNGVAFVDAFVQKEAVFVDRKEAFWTEKNVGKDRFMWFKNYFNGAGGETRVGLSMKVVERMKWEQERVGWIGGGEKKVRVERVEAFEVTGGGEWKRFGSYVLVERFILKRMSTNGNSEVLLTYEFKHTHQIRTKWE, encoded by the exons ATGTATGTGACAAAGCCTCTGTCTGCTTGTCGAATGTCTCCTCAGTCCCTGTCTCTACGGCCACCGGAGGGGCCAAATTCTGGTTATCTTGTACTCCATGATGAAGAACGGGTTAAGGTAACATGCTGCGGATGCGCTGTTGGCACTGATGACGTGGTCAGAGACCTGCCTTTCCCTCAGAACTACGATATAGGTGTTGGATATGACTCGGATGAAGACGCTGTTGCCTTCATTCCAGTGCTTGATCAGCCCTTGTCTTCCAATCGATACCATGTCATACTTCGGAGTGGGAAGCAAATGGG GGAAGCATGCACAAATTCAAGAAAAGAAGACGTGGCTGAGACTGGCTGTTGCGGCGGTAAATCTATTCCAGATGCTATGCCAAAACCGTTGGATCCGTCCGACATAAACCAGCAAGTTCAAATAGTTCGTACGGAGAAGGGCAGCAATTGTTTCTTTGCCAAGTCTGTTGATCAAGAGGGGTTTCCTCCTCTCTTCTTGAGGAGAAAAGGGTGGAATGCGAGAATGAGAGGGCCGCATCATTTCCAATTGAGTGAAGCCTCAGGAATCAACTCTTCTCTACGGGCAAGCCTTCCGCAGTTCGATTTTCCATTGTCGTATGATTTCTCTGCAGCTGTGGGTGTTGGTAAGTGGTATTGTCCTTTCATGTTTGTTAGGGTAGGAGGAGTGAAGTTGAAGGACCAAATGAAAAAATGTATGTTCTATGAAATTATACTTGAGCAACGATGGGAAAAGATTTTCGACAGTGCTTATAACAACgctgaaggaaaatataatggTGTTGCGTTTGTGGATGCTTTCGTTCAAAAAGAGGCGGTTTTTGTTGACCGAAAGGAGGCTTTTTGGACTGAAAAAAATGTGGGTAAAGACAGGTTCATGTGGTTCAAGAATTATTTCAATGGTGCGGGAGGAGAAACAAGAGTGGGATTGAGCATGAAAGTTGTGGAGAGGATGAAATGGGAACAAGAAAGAGTTGGATGGATTGGTGGGGGTGAAAAGAAAGTGAGGGTGGAGAGAGTGGAAGCGTTTGAGGTGACGGGTGGTGGCGAGTGGAAGCGATTTGGTAGTTATGTATTGGTAGAGAGGTTTATATTGAAACGAATGTCAACGAATGGAAACTCGGAAGTACTACTCACATATGAATTCAAGCACACGCACCAGATTCGAACCAAATGGGAATAA